The stretch of DNA GCCAGCTCCATGGAGACACCGGCGCTGCGGGCCGCCTGGAACGGGGTGTAGCGCCGCTCCGCGCCCAGGATGAGCTGTTCGAGACGCAGCGCGAGAGGGTGTCCGCCGGATTCGGCGGCGTCGGAGTCCCCCTGCTCGAGCGAGGACGGGAATGGCGGAGGCTCCTCCCGGCCGTCCGCGTCCGCGCCGGAGCCCGTGTCGTCGACGGTCACGCCTGCTGCCCTTCCGATCTGCCACGGTCAGGTATCGACCGGCCTCAACTCTACGGCAGGTGTGCGCCAGCTCACTCCGTCAGGTCGCGCCGAGGGGGAGCCGACCGGCACCGATTCACACGGGGCGCAGATGCACGATGTCGCCCGCGCCGACCGGCTCCTGCACCCCTGCCTCCGTGGCGATGACCAGCCGGCCGTCGCCGTCCACCGCGACCGCCTCACCCACCACCGACCGGTCGCCCGGCAGTTCCGCCCGGACCACCCGCCCGAGCGTCGCACAGCCCGCGGCGTACGTCTCCTGGAGACCGCTCGCGGCCGGATCGCCTCCCGCCGCCCGCCATCGGCCGTACCAGTCCTCCAGGGAGCGCAGGACCGCCCGCAGCAGCGGGTCGCGGTCGGTGCTCACCGCTCCGGCGAGGGCGAGGGAGCCGGCCCGCGGGACGGGAAGCTCCTCCTGCCGGAGCGTGACGTTGACCCCGACGCCGATGACCACGGCGTCCTCGCCGGCCCGCTCGGCCAGGATGCCGCCGGCCTTGCGTTCCTCATCGCCGACGGTCACCAGCAGGTCGTTCGGCCACTTCAGCGCCGTATCGACCCCGGCGGCCCGGGACAGGCCCGTGGCCACCGCGACCCCGGTGAGCAGCGGCAGCCAGCCCCAGCGGGCCACCGGCACCTCGCTGGGCCGCAGCAGCACCGAGAAGAACAGCCCGGAGCGGGGCGGGGCCGTCCACCGGCGGTCCAGACGGCCCCGGGCGGAGGTCTGCTCCTCGGCGACCAGGACGGCACCCTCGCCCGCCTTCCCGGCGGCGGCGCGGGCCACCAGGTCCGTGTTCGTGGAGCCCGTGCTCTGCACCACGTCCACCTCGGACCACAGCCCGTCCGCCCGTACCAGCCCGCGCCGCAGGGCCCCGGCGTTCAGGGGCGGGCGGTCCAGGTCGGACCAGCGGCTGCCGTGCGGCACGTTGTCGGGGTTGTCGTCTGCTGCATCTCGGGGCGTCATGCAAGCCACCCTAGGTGTGGGAAACGCCGCACTGCCGAACGGCGGACCCCCTACTACGCTACGGATGAGTAACCGTCCCCCCTTGTGAGCAGGCAGGGAGCCGCGATCCCGATGTCCGAGCCGGAAGAGCGCCAAGAGATCGACATTCACACGACCGCGGGCAAGATCGCGGATCTTCAGCGCCGCGTCCTGGCGGCGACGCACGCCGGCTCCGAGCGCGCCGTGGAGAAGCAGCACGCCAAGGGGAAGCTGACGGCTCGCGAGCGGGTCGAACTGCTGCTCGACGAGGGCTCGTTCGTCGAGCTGGACGAGTTCGCCCGGCACCGCTCCACCAACTTCGGCCTGGA from Streptomyces sp. 6-11-2 encodes:
- a CDS encoding biotin--[acetyl-CoA-carboxylase] ligase, which gives rise to MTPRDAADDNPDNVPHGSRWSDLDRPPLNAGALRRGLVRADGLWSEVDVVQSTGSTNTDLVARAAAGKAGEGAVLVAEEQTSARGRLDRRWTAPPRSGLFFSVLLRPSEVPVARWGWLPLLTGVAVATGLSRAAGVDTALKWPNDLLVTVGDEERKAGGILAERAGEDAVVIGVGVNVTLRQEELPVPRAGSLALAGAVSTDRDPLLRAVLRSLEDWYGRWRAAGGDPAASGLQETYAAGCATLGRVVRAELPGDRSVVGEAVAVDGDGRLVIATEAGVQEPVGAGDIVHLRPV